In Phragmites australis chromosome 17, lpPhrAust1.1, whole genome shotgun sequence, the following are encoded in one genomic region:
- the LOC133896873 gene encoding glutathione S-transferase T3-like, producing the protein MQDHVEESAAALKKLAIDNLSPESTPAAVDLNMALLHVENIAEDLEQLVFQVEDCMRDVGVDNHGLDTDISSAAVLEEGAASQDNDEDGVVQSDWSTDELLCSEDSMSIESDRDEMEYAGFLRGEMENMPWDDVLPLTEDAIIGTQTPSAQVQDNEAPVEAAAGGGRGCSYKLEEDLLLVAAWLNVSLDPVVGSNQSLGAFWHRIESYYNESKTFTSTRNKKSLQGRWTFINTTVQKFCGHYARALRTKKSGTTEAETVVEACKMFQAVEHKEFTLLPCWRELRNHPKWQAESARKKQKTAPSGSPCSTQHGGSSAGMNIPEKVGEHPSTCSPRAKRPPGRTRSKDGARGMSSSSSASAPMTDLVDRQLAMKEMIEKERAKRFAELMEVERKKLRLEEERMQMQREKEERDIMNMDISHMDEDQQAYYKSLRQSIIAARRASSGPSA; encoded by the exons atgcaggaccatgTGGAGGAGTCGGCGGCCGCTTTGAAGAAACTGGCCATTGACAACTTGAGTCCAGAAAGCACCCCGGCTGCCGTGGACCTCAACATGGCACTACTGCATGTGGAAAACATAGCGGAGGACTTGGAACAGCTTGTGTTCCAAGTTGAAGACTGTATGCGGGACGTTGGCGTCGACAACCATGGTCTTGACACCGACATTTCAAGCGCAGCAGTGTTAGAGGAAGGGGCTGCATCACAAGACAACGACGAGGATGGTGTCGTTCAGTCTGACTGGAGCACCGATGAGCTCCTGTGTTCCGAAGATTCAATGTCCATCGAATCCGATAG GGACGAAATGGAGTACGCTGGATTCCTTCGCGGGGAAATGGAGAACATGCCGTGGGATGATGTGTTGCCGCTCACCGAAGATGCCATCATCGGCACCCAGACTCCTTCCGCGCAGGTGCAGGACAATGAGGCACCCGTAGAGGcggcagcaggtggtggccgtGGCTGCAGTTATAAGTTGGAGGAGGACCTTCTCCTGGTTGCGGCCTGGTTGAACGTGAGCCTAGATCCCGTGGTTGGGAGCAACCAGAGCTTAGGTGCATTCTGGCACAGGATCGAGAGTTACTACAACGAGAGCAAGACATTTACATCAACTCGGAATAAGAAATCGCTGCAGGGGAGATGGACATTCATCAACACGACGGTCCAGAAGTTCTGCGGCCACTACGCAAGAGCCCTGCGCACTAAGAAGAGTGGAACGACCGAGGCGGAGACG GTCGTTGAGGCATGTAAGATGTTTCAAGCCGTGGAGCATAAGGAGTTCACCTTGCTGCCGTGTTGGAGGGAGTTGCGCAATCATCCGAAGTGGCAAGCGGAGTCGGCGCGCAAAAAACAGAAAACCGCACCTTCCGGAAGTCCCTGTTCGACACAACACGGAGGGTCTTCAGCGGGGATGAACATACCTGAGAAGGTCGGCGAACATCCTTCCACCTGCAGCCCTCGTGCGAAGAGGCCTCCAGGGCGCACGCGATCGAAAGACGGGGCACGGGGTATGTCTTCCTCAAGTTCTGCTTCAGCGCCCATGACAGATCTTGTTGATCGCCAACTCGCAATGAAAGAGATGATTGAGAAGGAAAGGGCTAAGAGGTTCGCAGAGTTGATGGAAGTTGAGCGCAAGAAGCTCCGCCTTGAGGAAGAGCGTATGCAAATgcagagggagaaggaggagcgGGACATAATGAACATGGATATTTCACATATGGATGAGGACCAGCAAGCATACTACAAGAGTCTTCGGCAGAGCATCATTGCAGCTCGTCGCGCCTCTTCTGGGCCTTCTGCATAA
- the LOC133897280 gene encoding protein PHR1-LIKE 2-like: MFPPGLIHQRPDGPAPGDAAPRSGPGGPSLVLTADPKPRLRWTADLHERFVDAVAQLGGPEKATPKTILRTMGVKGLTLFHLKSHLQKYRLGKQSGKEGSEQSKDASYLLDAQSGMSVSPRVPAQDLKESQEVKEALRAQMEVQRRLHEQVEVQKRVQIRMEALQKYIDTILENACKLVTEQFASSVFSISDPDLTELSPGGVMCGPTDTLSSSVFNQLSVSSIGSHSPGGKPSPSGIEGPPLLLQKSPELKRRSS, translated from the exons ATGTTCCCGCCTGGCCTGATCCACCAGCGCCCGGACGGCCCCGCACCCGGTGACGCGGCGCCGCGCTCCGGCCCGGGCGGGCCGAGCCTGGTGCTGACGGCAGACCCCAAGCCCCGCCTGCGGTGGACAGCCGACCTCCACGAGCGCTTCGTTGACGCCGTCGCCCAGCTCGGCGGGCCCGAGA AAGCAACCCCAAAAACTATCTTGAGGACAATGGGTGTGAAGGGGCTTACACTTTTCCACTTGAAGAGCCATCTTCAG AAATACAGATTGGGGAAACAATCTGGTAAAGAGGGGTCAGAGCAATCTAAAGATG CATCCTATCTTCTAGATGCTCAGAGTGGAATGAGTGTGTCCCCTAGAGTTCCTGCCCAGGATTTGAAAGA AAGTCAAGAAGTCAAAGAAGCACTGAGGGCACAGATGGAAGTGCAACGGAGACTGCATGAACAAGTGGAG GTCCAGAAGCGTGTGCAGATAAGAATGGAAGCGCTTCAGAAGTACATCGACACTATTCTAGAGAATGCATGCAAGTTGGTCACTGAGCAGTTCGCCTCAAGTGTCTTCAGCATCTCTGACCCTGATCTCACGGAGCTATCTCCTGGCGGGGTCATGTGTGGCCCCACGGACACGTTGAGCTCCTCTGTCTTCAACCAGCTCTCTGTCAGCTCCATTGGTTCGCACAGTCCAGGAGGCAAACCTTCTCCCTCGGGCATCGAAGGCCCACCACTGCTCCTCCAGAAATCGCCTGAGCTCAAACGGAGGTCCTCTTGA